One Paraburkholderia phytofirmans OLGA172 genomic window carries:
- a CDS encoding FliI/YscN family ATPase: MRSLGNSVPMFMSAPTLRGRVVEARGVIARVVGVSLRIGEKVRLVRPDTLEAQYGEVVGFAHDGTLVMPLAGLAGLSDITEVQGCGSAWGMFDAVGLLGRVVDGLGKPLDGGLAPPLLTTAAAAVAQAEAGATLNPLERPVIATPFATGVRAIDGLLTCGVGQRTGIFAPAGGGKSTIMGMIANGASTDAIVVALIGERGREVGEFIRDHLEQRRASTIVIAATSDRPAAERIKAAELAAKVAADLRASGRNVLLLFDSLTRYARALRELGLAVGEPPLRGGFPPSVFAQLPRLIESAGVTAQGSITAFYTVLADEADLSDPVAEEARSLLDGHIQLSSKLGAAGHYPAIDILRSRSRLMNRVADAAQRADANRVRDWLARYEDVEMLLQIGEYERGNDAGTDRAIDLRPAIQRFLQQPYDQCSGWAETRALLREVCGEGRPE, from the coding sequence ATGCGATCGCTTGGAAATAGTGTGCCCATGTTCATGTCCGCGCCGACGTTACGGGGTAGGGTGGTTGAAGCACGTGGCGTGATTGCGCGGGTGGTGGGCGTGTCGTTGCGAATCGGCGAGAAAGTACGGCTGGTGCGCCCGGACACGCTCGAAGCTCAGTATGGCGAAGTGGTCGGTTTTGCGCACGATGGCACCCTGGTCATGCCGCTCGCCGGGTTGGCCGGCCTGTCGGACATTACCGAAGTGCAGGGCTGCGGCTCGGCATGGGGCATGTTCGACGCAGTGGGGCTGCTCGGACGGGTGGTGGACGGTCTCGGCAAACCGCTCGATGGGGGGCTGGCGCCGCCCTTGCTCACGACCGCTGCCGCTGCTGTGGCGCAGGCCGAGGCAGGGGCGACGCTCAATCCGCTCGAACGGCCCGTGATTGCCACACCGTTTGCGACCGGCGTGCGGGCGATCGACGGCCTGCTGACCTGCGGCGTCGGTCAGCGCACGGGGATCTTCGCGCCGGCGGGTGGCGGCAAGAGCACGATCATGGGCATGATCGCGAACGGCGCATCGACCGACGCGATCGTGGTTGCCTTGATAGGCGAACGCGGTCGCGAGGTAGGCGAATTCATTCGCGACCATCTCGAACAGCGGCGTGCGTCGACCATCGTGATCGCAGCGACCTCCGACCGTCCTGCGGCGGAGCGTATCAAGGCGGCGGAGCTCGCAGCGAAGGTTGCGGCCGACTTGCGCGCGAGCGGACGCAATGTGCTGCTGCTGTTCGATTCGTTGACGCGCTATGCGCGTGCGTTGCGCGAGCTCGGACTGGCGGTCGGCGAGCCGCCGTTGCGCGGCGGTTTTCCGCCGAGCGTGTTCGCGCAGTTGCCGCGGCTGATTGAATCGGCCGGTGTGACGGCACAAGGCAGCATCACCGCTTTCTATACGGTGCTCGCCGACGAGGCCGATCTATCGGATCCGGTCGCGGAAGAGGCGCGTTCGCTGCTGGATGGACATATCCAGCTTTCGTCGAAACTGGGCGCGGCTGGGCATTATCCGGCGATCGATATCCTGAGGAGCCGCAGCCGCTTGATGAACCGCGTCGCGGATGCGGCGCAGCGTGCCGACGCGAATCGCGTGCGCGACTGGCTGGCGCGTTATGAGGACGTCGAGATGCTGTTGCAGATTGGTGAATACGAACGGGGTAACGATGCCGGGACTGACCGCGCGATCGACCTGCGTCCGGCGATCCAGCGTTTTCTGCAGCAACCGTACGACCAGTGCAGCGGGTGGGCTGAAACGCGCGCGCTGCTGCGGGAGGTGTGCGGCGAAGGGCGCCCGGAGTAA